Proteins co-encoded in one Gammaproteobacteria bacterium genomic window:
- a CDS encoding molybdopterin synthase sulfur carrier subunit, giving the protein MAFITVRVPSLLVPVTGTRSFIVEASTVGGAIEALLDAQPGLKVHLFDEQRELRPHVRIFWNDTDTAWLGDLDNPVAKGDTLTIMQAVSGG; this is encoded by the coding sequence ATGGCATTCATCACGGTGCGGGTGCCATCTCTCCTGGTCCCGGTCACGGGAACCCGAAGTTTCATCGTCGAGGCGTCGACGGTGGGGGGAGCCATCGAAGCACTCCTCGATGCACAACCCGGATTGAAAGTGCATCTCTTCGATGAGCAGCGGGAACTGCGGCCGCACGTGCGTATCTTCTGGAATGACACCGACACGGCGTGGCTGGGCGACCTTGACAATCCCGTGGCCAAGGGCGACACGCTCACCATCATGCAGGCAGTCTCGGGCGGATAG